The DNA region GCTTCCACCCCttgttgctgctgctgcggCGGTGGTGGGATTCGTGCGGTTGGTCGCTGCCAATGTCGCCTAATCGGATGTTGGGCCTCCTTTGTCGCTTGGTTCTAGTTGGTTTTTGGTTGTTCAATGATTTGTCTGGATTTGTATTTTAAGATTGAAGAAGGTGCAGCATGGTGGTGATGGAAATCGTTCCGGAAGAGGGTTAAATTTATGGGTTTAAGTTTATTTCATGGTTTTGTGATTTGGGTTGATGGATTTTGGTTTTTGAAAGGGAAAAAGGGGTGGGGTGAGGGACAGTGTTAGAGGGAGATGAgggtgggaagaagaagaagaagcagatgaaaaagatggagatggaggagggtgatggtggtggactggtggggagaggtagaggaagaagGGGGAGAGAAAGAACTTCTTTTCAACcatagggactaaattgaagtcttcaaaattttcacaatattcaaggactaaattgaacCCTTCCCAAACATTCCTAACATTCACATGCCACGTCACACTTCCGTTAACGGCCGTGAACTTTTTTTAACCCAGGGACTGCCGATGAGGGAGAtttgacacattcagggaccacgagcgtcattttgaaagtttagggacgaagttgaaggcggcagacactttcagggaccaacttgacTATTTACCCAAATCAAATTCCCTTACAaacctaaaaaaataaaattaatatctcTCTTGCTGATTCaataaaaccctaaaaaaattcCCCTCCCACTTTTTTTTCTCCCTAAACCCAACAGCTTCCACCTCTTTCCGGCGTACTGTGCTTCTTTATCTCCGTTCAGGCTCCTCCGCCGACCACCGCGCGTCACGCTGCCAGCCATCGTGCCACTATTTCCAAATCACCTCTGTTCCAAGCTTCCATTGGTTTGTCTCTCCTATCATTTTTAGCTGTTGTGCTTGTGCTCTGTTTGGTTGCTTCTGAATATGATAATGCGTTATTTTGTGGTTGAAACTCTTCAAGGCTCCTAACCTCCTTTGATGTTTGATTTCCTCTTTATGGTGGCGTTAAATGCCTTGCTTTGCTGTTCTCTAATTACAATTTGTCTCCATTTTCACTTTTAACTTAACGGCATAGTACTAAAATTGAACTTAACGCGCTATGATGTTGTTAATGTGTTCTGATTTATGTTTTCATTATTTCCGCATGATGCGCGCACTCAAATTGCTTATTATCGTTATTGCTTCTCTTCATTATGATCTTGTTATATGATTGATTCAAAGTTATTAGCTTGTGATTACGTCGGTTAATATCCCATCTAAGCTTGTGCCCTAACCCTTCAACATGAAAATGAACTAATGCCTCAAGTTGCTTGTGAAGCTCATTCACATTGGACTTAGGAAAAGAGATTAGCTTGTTTTTTAACTTTGGGCAGGTTAATTGAGTAGTTGGCCTCTATCTCTCTATTTTGTGCTTGTTTTTGAATTGGATATTTTTATTGTGTAAGGTTGTATATCATGAGAATTGTGAGTGATTTTCTTTGGTGAGGTTTTCCTTCGAGTGATTGCTTCTGTTTCGGCTTTAAGCATATCCATCTCTGTAGTGATATGCTTTAGATAAGTGGGGCTTTGTAAATTAAGAATCTGGACACGCTTCTCTCAGTTATCTGTTGATGTCCTTTGGCTGCAATCACTGCTTCAAGAACAAAGTTTCCTCTGGTGTTTCCCACATTGTACTGTGATAAACTTAGCACTGTTTCTTTGGCTCACAGTCCGGTGTTGCATAAACGAACTAACCACATGGAGCTTGACTTATTTTTTGTTTGAGAAAAAGTGATCAGTAGGAAGCTTCTGGTCCAGCATTTTCCCTCAGCAATCCAAATAGCTGATGCTTTGACCAATCCTTTCTCTTCTGCTCATTTCAATTCATTCAGGCCCAAGCTCTACATCACACCCTAGTAGAACTTGAGggggcgggggggggggggggtattgGAGCATTAAATCAATGTGCTACTGTGTACACTGGATAATACCCTATGTAATCTGTTAGTTAGTTACATTAGCTGTTAAAAGTTAGTTTTAGTCTCTTCTGTTAGTCACAGCTCATATGAGCTCACTTATATAGTATACTGACAGTGTAATATTTCATTCAAGTAATTTATTCATGATTGATCAGAATCTTCTTTCtgctatctctctctctctgaataTCTCTCTACATCCTATAGATACATAGAAGTTTCTACATTGTACTTTTAGTAATAAAGCTTCTCTAAACTTTGGCAGTTGTAGGAATGGTGGGTTTATCTCTAGGAGAACGACATTTCATCCAAGGTGGCATTGCTCAGGATCTTCGCTGTGATGGTAGAAAGAGATTGACTTACCGGCCAATCTATGTTGAAACTGGAGTGATTCCCCAGGTAATGTATGATTTGGCACTTGCTAGggtatcttgatgatttgatccCTACCTTCTGATTTTTTCATGGTATAAATAGCCTTAATTTGTACATTTATGAACTTCATTATAGGCACATGGTTCAGCTAGAATCAGAATGGGTGCTACAGAGGTCATTGCCAGTGTGAAGGTTTGTTAAAATGTTTTGATTGATCTTTTCTTTCATGACTCATCACATCTTTTTGTTCAATAGTTTGaataaatttttcaaatcataTCAGTTCTTTTATTAACCATGATATAGTGGCTATACAAGTGCAGGCTGAACTCGGGAAGCCAAGCTTATTACAACCTGACAAAGGGAAAGTCtctatatatattgattgtagTTCGACTGCAGAGCCAGCTTTTGAGGTTTGCATATTCTGTTTCTTATCTTCTTTGTTCAGTGAATTACCCAAACGTTCTGGTTTTCTCAATATCATTGAACTTCTAAGTACTTTGAAAGTTGATagcaaaacaaataaataatttattggaACTTTGCTCTTGCACCAAATGCAGTTAGGTTGCTTAGTTTATATTGATACGACAAATAAATAATCCTAAGTTTCCAAACACGTATTGATTATCGTAGTTTGTCCATGTTTCTTGGGCACCTAGGTTGAAATTCTTTTTGAACTTGAAAGACAAGGCTATACAAGAAAATGAAAGACAACGAGAAATTGTCTCAACACCCAGAACTGAGAGCCCTAGCCACTATGGCCAAATTCGATCTGTCCCACCCACCTCCTCCCCTTAATACTACTTTCTCAGTTCCTTTCCTTTCTCTCTCAGTCTCTCTCCATTTCACTAACTATCCTCATTTCTCTCTTCCAGGTGTCGCTTTCTTCTTCCTAGTATAAATATTTAAGTCTGAGGTTCATGACTTTTGGTCCTGCAATTGGCCCACACCCTTTTCCTTGTGTGGGTGTGGACTCGTAACATTAAATCCTTAAAAGTTTGTGATAAGGTTAAATGATGCAATGTATCAATAAGTGTTTGACTTTGACTCATCAAAGATAGTGTTTTCTGTTATGCTGGCCTAGTTATCATTCTTGATATGTGTAAGGCTCCAGTGTAATTAGTTTTATCGCTGTTCTGTATCTTTGGGATGTATATAGGGTAGAGGGGGTGATGAGTTGTCAGCAGAACTGTCTGTAGCTCTTCAACGCAGTCTCTTGGGGGCTAAAAGTGGAGCAGGTTTGTCTTTCTCCTAGTTTCTAGATTATGCTTACTACCATATGCTATCCCTTCCAAGTTCTTACCTCttaattttatgtttattgCTCTTGTCTCTACTGTTTATTTTTCAGGTGCTGGTATTGATCTCTCCTCGCTCGTTGTTGTCGAAGGGAAAATTTGTTGGGATCTTTATATTGATGGACTTGTTGTTAGTTCAGATGGAAATCTGTTAGACGCACTAGGTGCTGCCATTAAGGTACggcttaaaataaaatcagaaTAATAAATGATTGAACaagatgacaataatggattctGGCGATGATGTAATTAGGATTTCAGATGCCATCCTTTGATGATGATGTCAATACTGTTTACTTTTCAAATTTTCCTGTTGGCTCATCATATTTTAGACATTGATCATATTACTAACATGATATTTGGGCTGTTTCAAAATGTGAACTAAGACCCCcttcttttatttcatattacTAACTTGAGTTTGCTATAATCTTATTGCTTCATTAAACTGCTACTTTGTTAGCGTAAATAGTTAGGTCTTTGTTTTGGTAACTGTTATGCCAGCTGTCTATAGCTGTTTGTAATCTGTTAGGTAGTTATAGTCGGTTTTAAACAGATAGTTAGTTACTTGGTCAGTTAGTATAGCTTTTCATGTAAGCTGATCACATAGCTATTCTATATAAGAGCTATTCTCTGTAATCACTATTCGGATTATTCAATCCTGAATTCTTTCATCTTCTCTTACATGTTTTCTCTTGTCTTACTCTTCTCTTAtcttaattaactaaaaatatCTTAGTTCTTTCTACCTGTTATCTTTGTAATTACCCCAAATAATCCTGCAATCAGT from Lotus japonicus ecotype B-129 chromosome 2, LjGifu_v1.2 includes:
- the LOC130737672 gene encoding uncharacterized protein LOC130737672, with the translated sequence MVGLSLGERHFIQGGIAQDLRCDGRKRLTYRPIYVETGVIPQAHGSARIRMGATEVIASVKAELGKPSLLQPDKGKVSIYIDCSSTAEPAFEGRGGDELSAELSVALQRSLLGAKSGAGAGIDLSSLVVVEGKICWDLYIDGLVVSSDGNLLDALGAAIKAALSNTGIPRVQVAAGASGDEKPEVEISDDEFLQFDTSGVPVIVTLTKVGRHYIVDATSEEESQMSSAVSISVNRQGHICGVTKRGGAGLDPSIVLDMISVAKHVSEQLINKLDSEIASAEAEDES